The following coding sequences are from one Bacteroidota bacterium window:
- a CDS encoding XRE family transcriptional regulator, whose amino-acid sequence MQEKIQEIAFRVKELREIEGLTPEDICSLIKIPIGDYLDFEAGNRDIAAGDLLEIAKKLNVSLAVLLTGDAPKMNIYSVTRKDKGVEVDRRKQYKYESLAANFANKKAEPFVVTVDPNPPKKPDLNSHIGQEFNYIIEGRMRLTIHKSEIILGTGDSIYFDSSYPHAIEALDDKPARFLVIIVK is encoded by the coding sequence ATTCAGGAAAAAATACAGGAAATTGCATTCCGTGTTAAAGAACTTCGTGAGATTGAAGGCCTTACACCCGAAGATATCTGCAGTCTTATTAAGATTCCTATTGGCGACTATCTGGATTTTGAGGCCGGGAACAGGGATATTGCAGCCGGAGATCTTCTGGAAATTGCAAAAAAATTGAATGTCAGTCTGGCTGTTTTGCTTACCGGCGACGCCCCCAAAATGAACATCTATTCTGTAACCCGTAAAGATAAAGGAGTGGAGGTCGACCGTAGAAAACAATATAAATATGAAAGCCTGGCAGCCAATTTTGCCAATAAAAAAGCTGAACCATTCGTGGTTACTGTCGATCCGAATCCACCCAAGAAACCTGATTTAAACAGCCACATTGGGCAGGAATTCAACTACATCATTGAAGGAAGGATGCGTCTGACCATACATAAGAGTGAGATAATACTGGGAACCGGTGATTCAATTTATTTCGATTCTTCTTATCCCCATGCCATCGAAGCATTAGACGATAAACCTGCCCGGTTTTTAGTTATCATTGTGAAGTAG
- a CDS encoding YtxH domain-containing protein, with protein sequence MSNGSKFLAGVLLGAAAGAAIGIFLTSDKGKEMMADIKEKAGKSTEGFKKTIKHFEEEMNETLKRAKKFVKGEEEKSPQTETPA encoded by the coding sequence ATGAGCAACGGTTCGAAATTTTTAGCCGGGGTGTTGCTGGGTGCAGCAGCCGGTGCAGCAATTGGAATATTCCTAACCAGCGATAAGGGTAAGGAAATGATGGCAGATATCAAGGAAAAGGCGGGCAAGTCAACAGAAGGATTCAAAAAGACCATCAAACATTTTGAAGAGGAAATGAATGAAACGCTTAAAAGAGCAAAGAAATTTGTAAAAGGAGAGGAGGAGAAAAGCCCCCAGACTGAAACACCCGCATAA
- a CDS encoding AMP-binding protein, which produces MNLLSNFLDRIDFDNYEDFISNYKIKSPEKFNFATDVVDVYAEKEPEKRALIWINDEGEEKFFSFSDMSSLSKKAANVFKDQGIGRGDKVMLVMKSRWEFWIALLGLHRLGAIGIPATHMLTTPDFVYRIEKASIKAVVTIGQENLPEHIDLAQKQTGDILKIKFGVLYHENDWLDFNQLVDQASDQFETDADIQKKDLMLIYFSSGTSGMPKMVSLDYEYPLGHILTAKYWQNVIDGGLHYTVADSGWAKFVWGKIYGQWIAGSAVFAYDYDKFEAANVMSLATKYGVTTFCAPPTIYRFMIKEGLKNYDFSTLKYCVVAGEPLNPELYDIFLKYTGIKLMEGYGQTELLPVIANFPWMEPKPGSMGKPSPTFDISLVNADGEFCETGEEGEIVIKTTLEEKPVGMFSGYYLDDEMNHSQWHDGYYHTGDTAWKDEDDYLWFIGRADDVIKSSGYRIGPFEVESALIQHPAVMECAITSVPDPIRGQVVKATVVLSKNYTASEELVKELQNHVKAVTAPYKYPRIIEFVKELPKTISGKIRRVEIRDKDAKK; this is translated from the coding sequence ATGAATTTATTATCTAATTTTCTCGACCGCATCGATTTCGATAACTATGAAGATTTTATCAGCAACTACAAGATAAAATCTCCTGAAAAATTCAATTTTGCAACAGATGTAGTCGATGTTTATGCTGAAAAAGAACCCGAAAAACGAGCCTTGATCTGGATAAACGACGAAGGGGAAGAGAAATTCTTTTCCTTTTCGGATATGTCATCCCTCAGCAAAAAAGCCGCTAATGTTTTTAAAGATCAGGGAATAGGCCGGGGCGACAAAGTGATGCTTGTGATGAAAAGCAGGTGGGAATTCTGGATTGCCCTGCTTGGCCTACACCGTTTGGGAGCCATTGGGATTCCGGCAACTCATATGCTTACAACTCCCGATTTCGTTTATAGAATAGAAAAAGCAAGCATAAAAGCTGTTGTAACTATTGGCCAGGAAAACCTTCCTGAACACATAGACCTGGCACAAAAACAAACCGGTGATATCCTGAAAATAAAATTTGGTGTACTTTACCATGAAAATGACTGGCTGGATTTTAATCAGTTAGTCGATCAGGCTTCAGATCAGTTTGAAACGGATGCAGATATTCAAAAGAAAGACCTCATGCTGATCTATTTTTCATCCGGCACTTCGGGAATGCCTAAAATGGTCAGTCTGGATTATGAATATCCCTTAGGACATATTCTGACTGCCAAATATTGGCAAAACGTGATAGACGGAGGTTTACACTATACCGTTGCCGACAGCGGATGGGCAAAATTTGTCTGGGGGAAAATATACGGGCAATGGATTGCAGGTAGTGCCGTATTTGCTTATGATTATGATAAATTTGAAGCAGCCAATGTAATGAGCCTGGCTACAAAATATGGAGTGACCACCTTCTGTGCCCCCCCTACGATTTACCGTTTCATGATCAAAGAAGGGCTTAAAAATTACGACTTCAGCACCCTCAAATATTGTGTAGTTGCCGGTGAACCGCTTAATCCTGAACTTTACGATATCTTCCTGAAATATACCGGGATCAAACTGATGGAAGGCTATGGACAAACCGAATTGCTGCCGGTAATTGCCAATTTTCCATGGATGGAACCCAAACCGGGTTCTATGGGCAAACCATCGCCAACTTTTGATATTTCCCTGGTTAATGCTGACGGCGAATTTTGTGAAACCGGTGAAGAAGGTGAAATTGTGATCAAAACGACACTTGAAGAAAAACCGGTAGGAATGTTCTCGGGCTATTACCTCGATGATGAAATGAACCACTCTCAGTGGCACGATGGTTACTATCATACCGGAGATACTGCCTGGAAAGATGAGGACGATTATTTATGGTTCATAGGCCGCGCAGATGATGTCATCAAATCTTCAGGATACCGCATCGGGCCTTTTGAAGTTGAAAGCGCCCTGATTCAACATCCTGCTGTTATGGAATGTGCCATCACCAGCGTTCCCGATCCAATCAGAGGACAGGTGGTAAAAGCCACCGTGGTGCTTTCTAAAAATTATACGGCTTCGGAAGAATTGGTCAAAGAACTGCAAAACCATGTCAAAGCAGTTACAGCTCCGTATAAGTATCCCAGAATTATTGAATTTGTAAAGGAACTGCCAAAAACCATCAGCGGCAAAATCAGAAGGGTAGAAATCAGAGATAAAGATGCAAAAAAATAA
- a CDS encoding phage holin family protein: MEEGKQNFFEEMQQLVKNYVNDRLLLIKMQTAEKSAHLVSFLVYSIVIGFLGFFILLFLGMMTGYYFATITKSLFWGFAIVSAFFLVILAVIIIFRKKLFERIVGDKVVKIFFEKTEEK, from the coding sequence ATGGAAGAAGGTAAACAAAATTTTTTTGAGGAAATGCAACAACTGGTCAAAAATTATGTGAATGACCGTCTGTTGCTAATTAAGATGCAGACAGCCGAAAAATCGGCCCATCTGGTCTCTTTCCTTGTCTATTCCATAGTCATTGGATTTCTTGGTTTTTTTATTTTGCTCTTCCTGGGGATGATGACAGGCTACTATTTTGCAACTATTACAAAAAGCCTGTTCTGGGGCTTTGCCATAGTTTCGGCGTTCTTCCTGGTCATACTTGCGGTAATTATTATTTTCCGCAAAAAACTTTTTGAAAGGATAGTCGGAGATAAGGTGGTGAAAATATTTTTTGAAAAAACAGAAGAAAAATAA